GCGGAGATGCCCGCCCAGACGTACCCGTCCCGGGTGATCTGGTCGGTGCTCCAGAGGGCGTCGAGGTCGTATCCGGCGGTGACGTTCTGCCATTCCGCGATGACGGTCCCGTTGAACCGGTGCGGCCTGGCCGGCCTCCGCACGATCACGCGGGTCTTGTACGGGACACCGGTCGCGAGCCGCTCGCCCGTGGTGTCGTAGGCGCTGGCCTCACCGGAGACGAAGAACTCCTGCTCCACGTATCCGCGCGCGGCCAGATCGACGTTCGTGGCCATCCACGGATAGGTGTCCTCGACGTCCGGTGACGACGGGTCCCCCGGCGGCGCACCCGGCACGGGACCCTCGACGGCGGTGCCGGACGCGTCCCGCGCGTGGGCGGTCCCCGGCGCGAGGACGAGCCCGGCGGCGACGACCGCCGCGGCGAGCAGCCGGGCGTGCGATGAGTACTTCAAGGCGTCCCCTCCATGGGCAGGTGACGGATCAACCCATGGTTCCGGCGCCCCCCGCCGCCCGCATCGGCGAAATCACCGGCCGCTCATCCCTCCCCCACCCGCACGAGCATGACGGCCGTCGCCTCGACGACCTGGTCGCCATCGCCGTCCACCGCGACCCAGCGGTACTGCTGGACGGCCTTGCCGCTCCGCGTCTCGCGCGACTCGCCCGGCGTCAGCTCCACGTGGAGTGTCGTGCCCGCCCTGACCATCTTGCGGAAGCGCACCTCGCGCAGCTCCATCAGTGCGATCGCGTGGTCCAGCAGCCCCGACTGCTCCACGAGCCCGCCCATCAGCAGCAGGACGCCCTGACCCGGCATCGGCGCGCGGGCGCCCTCGGCACGTTCGCGGGGCCCCGGGTTGAACAGCGGATGGGTGTAGCCGCCGAGGCCGACGAGACCGTCGACCAGCGGCTGCGTCACCTCGATCGCCGGCGTCCTGACCGTCCCGCCGTCCGCCCGCCCGGCCGTCACCGGCGGTTCCAGACGGGACGGCGCTTCTCCACGTAGGCCCGGTAGCCCTCGTCGGCGTCCGGTACCTCCTCCAGGAAGCGGGTGAAGAGCTCCCGTTCGAGGCGCAGGCCCTCGGCCAGCGTCACGTCCGGCGCGGCGTTCAGCAGCCGCTTGATGATCGCGGTCACCGCGCGGGACCGGTCGCCGAGCGCGGTGGTGAGGCGGGCGACCTCGTCCGCCAGCTCCGCCCCCGGGACGCTGGAGAGCGCGAGGCCCCAGTCGACCATCTCGGGGCCGGTCAGCCAGCGGCCGGCGAGCATCAGCGCGCGGGCGCGCTGGTCGCCGAGCTTGCGCGGGGCGCGCTGGGAGGCTCCCGCGCCGGGCACGACCCCGAAGTCGCTGTGGGTGTCGCCGACCTTGGCGTCGTCGGCCGCGATGACGAAGTCGCAGGCCAGCAGCAGCTCGAAGCCGCCCGCGCGGGCCAGCCCGTTGACCGCGGCGACGCTCGGCAGCGGGAACGCCTCGAGCCGGTCGAGGAACTCGTGGAAGCGGCGGATGAACGGCACGAACACCCCGTGCGGGTCGGCGAAGCACTCGCCGAGGAAGCCGATGTCCATCCCGACGCAGAACGCCCGGCCGGCACCGGTGATCACCAGGGACGACAGCGAGTCGTCGCGCTCGGCGGCGTCCAGGGCGGCGTTCAGGCCGTCGATGGTCTCGGGGGACACGCTGTTCATCCGGTCGGGCCCGTTCAGCGTGACCGTCATGACCGAGCCGGTCACCTTCGTATCGACCTGGGTCATGGATTCCTTCCGTCTCACCTCTCGCCGACCTTGACCAGGAGGCGCGCACCCTCCTCGGTCGCGATCGGCGGGCCGGCCGTCCCCGCGGGGATCTCGATCAGGGAGCGGGGCGTCAGGGGGAGACCGTCCGCCCTTACGGAGCCCTCCAGCAGGATCAGGAGCCGCTCGTGGTCGGTGGGCGGGACGCGCCGCGCCCATCCGGGAGGCAGGTCGACGAGCACCGAGACGCCCGCCGTCCCCGGTGTGCTGCTCAACACCT
The sequence above is drawn from the Actinomadura hallensis genome and encodes:
- a CDS encoding MaoC family dehydratase produces the protein MTAGRADGGTVRTPAIEVTQPLVDGLVGLGGYTHPLFNPGPRERAEGARAPMPGQGVLLLMGGLVEQSGLLDHAIALMELREVRFRKMVRAGTTLHVELTPGESRETRSGKAVQQYRWVAVDGDGDQVVEATAVMLVRVGEG
- a CDS encoding enoyl-CoA hydratase/isomerase family protein, with the translated sequence MTQVDTKVTGSVMTVTLNGPDRMNSVSPETIDGLNAALDAAERDDSLSSLVITGAGRAFCVGMDIGFLGECFADPHGVFVPFIRRFHEFLDRLEAFPLPSVAAVNGLARAGGFELLLACDFVIAADDAKVGDTHSDFGVVPGAGASQRAPRKLGDQRARALMLAGRWLTGPEMVDWGLALSSVPGAELADEVARLTTALGDRSRAVTAIIKRLLNAAPDVTLAEGLRLERELFTRFLEEVPDADEGYRAYVEKRRPVWNRR